The Mesorhizobium sp. B1-1-8 genome contains a region encoding:
- a CDS encoding DUF763 domain-containing protein, which yields MTQRSGSADLPLHGGRVPKWLGERMTKLGAVLCEAIIHHYGRDELLRRLAHPFWFQSFGAVMGMDWHSSGITTSVIGALKRGLNPLAGELGIHVCGGRGAHSRKTPGELLAIGERVGLDGDALATASRLVAKVDSAAVQDGYDLYLHGFIVTDDGRWVVVQQGMNGDARQARRYHWLSEGLTSFVDQPHAAIEGEAQGQIVNLTDHRAEKARSGQIELLKTMSPEKILSELAVLEPPEIAKAKPEPAAQPLLPNLVMPAHHDVRESDVVMRRLHGNIASAIESGPKDFPELLLVPGVGPRTVKALAMVSEVVHGAPYRFSDPARFSLAHGGKDRHPFPVPLKVYDETIAVLKSAVSKARLGRDEELQALKRLDGESRRLERYVTGPSLKEIVAGEMDQSHLLGGRSVFGWEGAPESDGLEESRSRKKGA from the coding sequence GTGACGCAGCGAAGCGGCAGCGCCGACCTGCCGCTGCATGGCGGGCGGGTCCCGAAATGGCTGGGCGAGCGCATGACGAAGCTCGGCGCGGTGCTGTGCGAAGCGATCATCCACCATTATGGCCGTGACGAGCTGCTGAGGCGGCTGGCGCATCCCTTCTGGTTCCAGTCGTTCGGCGCCGTGATGGGCATGGACTGGCATTCGTCCGGCATCACCACTTCCGTTATCGGCGCGCTGAAGCGCGGGCTGAACCCGCTGGCGGGCGAGCTCGGCATCCATGTCTGCGGCGGGCGCGGCGCGCATTCGCGCAAGACACCGGGCGAGCTGCTGGCGATCGGCGAGCGCGTCGGCCTCGACGGCGATGCCCTTGCTACCGCCAGCCGGCTGGTCGCCAAGGTCGACAGCGCCGCCGTGCAGGACGGCTACGATCTTTACCTGCACGGCTTCATCGTCACCGACGACGGGCGCTGGGTGGTGGTGCAGCAGGGCATGAATGGCGATGCCCGCCAGGCGCGCCGCTACCACTGGCTGTCGGAAGGGCTGACGAGTTTCGTCGACCAGCCGCATGCGGCGATCGAGGGCGAGGCTCAAGGGCAGATCGTCAACCTCACCGACCATCGCGCGGAAAAGGCGCGAAGCGGCCAGATCGAATTGCTCAAGACCATGAGCCCGGAGAAGATCCTGAGCGAGCTGGCCGTGCTGGAGCCCCCAGAAATCGCAAAAGCCAAGCCTGAACCCGCTGCCCAGCCGCTGTTGCCCAACCTCGTTATGCCGGCGCATCACGACGTGCGCGAGAGCGACGTCGTCATGCGCCGCCTGCACGGCAACATCGCGTCGGCGATCGAAAGCGGACCGAAGGATTTTCCCGAACTGCTTCTGGTGCCGGGCGTCGGCCCGCGCACGGTCAAGGCGTTGGCCATGGTCTCGGAAGTGGTGCACGGCGCGCCCTACCGCTTTTCCGACCCGGCGCGCTTCTCGCTCGCCCATGGCGGCAAGGACCGCCACCCCTTCCCGGTGCCGCTGAAGGTCTATGACGAGACGATCGCTGTGCTGAAATCGGCGGTGAGCAAGGCCAGGCTCGGGCGTGACGAGGAGTTACAGGCGCTCAAGCGGCTGGACGGGGAGTCGCGAAGGCTGGAGCGCTATGTGACGGGGCCGAGCTTGAAGGAGATCGTGGCGGGCGAGATGGACCAGTCGCATCTGCTGGGGGGACGGAGTGTGTTTGGGTGGGAGGGGGCGCCTGAAAGCGACGGGTTGGAAGAATCGAGATCGCGAAAGAAGGGCGCATAG
- a CDS encoding DUF6456 domain-containing protein codes for MPRKTAKKPQPPKLPKGEAEQVRIRREVGHDFALKEDAFGRQRLAAGTAEANRLYDISNGGYTSTGGIVRLRNVDPLVGITSLSRQQREAGQRFRDDFERASREGLQPQSWSERVDGSRVNGGVPDRVLTAGRAHAHAAAALAHWEVADVVRKVCLEGKSVKALAERAGEGRDVVVKLLKVGLDLLAVHYGMMGRRAG; via the coding sequence ATGCCGCGTAAGACCGCGAAAAAACCGCAGCCGCCGAAACTGCCGAAGGGCGAGGCCGAGCAGGTGCGCATCCGCCGCGAGGTCGGCCATGATTTCGCGCTGAAGGAAGACGCCTTCGGCCGCCAGCGGCTCGCCGCCGGCACCGCCGAAGCCAACCGCCTGTACGACATCTCCAACGGCGGCTACACCTCCACCGGCGGCATCGTGCGCCTGCGCAACGTCGATCCGCTGGTGGGCATCACCTCGCTCTCCCGCCAGCAGCGCGAGGCCGGCCAGCGTTTTCGCGACGATTTCGAGCGCGCCTCGCGCGAGGGCCTGCAGCCGCAATCCTGGAGCGAGCGCGTCGACGGCAGCCGCGTCAATGGCGGCGTCCCCGACCGCGTGCTCACCGCCGGCCGTGCCCATGCTCACGCCGCTGCCGCGCTCGCCCATTGGGAGGTAGCCGACGTGGTGCGCAAGGTCTGCCTGGAAGGCAAGTCGGTGAAAGCTCTAGCAGAGCGCGCCGGTGAGGGGCGGGATGTGGTGGTGAAGCTGCTGAAGGTGGGGCTGGATTTGCTGGCGGTGCACTACGGGATGATGGGGCGGAGGGCGGGGTGA
- a CDS encoding GcrA cell cycle regulator, whose translation MAAAYTEKEIDEIAAWLKEGLSAARIAGRFSALRSSPVSRNAIIGIVHRNAGLSAIGFANPKGGRAGGRPRQNAERPGRMSAGLATADLPPSGGDARQGRGGRCPADVSAYGVIAHADDTVTIPTPPKAKKAKAKKSARTLPPAWLAPGTREKSEAQLYKLPAPPPPVKPGRQPHVAAMRFLDCLFGRCRAPLDLALHEDAEDDAPGARPGSDMLCCGLRTSATRSYCAHHHARFHGRRMGAV comes from the coding sequence ATGGCCGCCGCCTATACCGAAAAGGAAATCGACGAGATCGCAGCCTGGCTGAAGGAGGGGCTATCGGCCGCGCGCATCGCCGGCCGCTTCAGCGCGCTGCGCAGCTCGCCCGTGTCGCGCAACGCCATCATCGGCATCGTCCACCGCAACGCGGGCTTAAGCGCCATCGGCTTCGCCAACCCGAAAGGCGGCCGCGCCGGCGGAAGGCCAAGGCAGAACGCGGAGCGGCCGGGGCGGATGTCCGCCGGCCTTGCAACTGCCGATCTCCCCCCTAGTGGGGGGGATGCCCGGCAGGGCAGAGGGGGGCGCTGTCCCGCCGACGTATCAGCCTATGGGGTCATCGCCCATGCAGATGACACGGTCACCATACCCACCCCGCCCAAGGCGAAGAAAGCCAAGGCGAAAAAATCGGCGCGCACCTTGCCGCCGGCCTGGCTCGCGCCGGGAACGCGCGAGAAATCGGAAGCGCAGCTCTACAAACTCCCGGCGCCGCCGCCTCCGGTAAAGCCCGGCCGCCAGCCGCACGTCGCGGCCATGCGCTTCCTCGATTGCCTGTTCGGCCGCTGCCGCGCGCCGCTCGACCTCGCGCTGCATGAGGATGCCGAAGACGATGCGCCCGGCGCGCGGCCGGGATCGGATATGCTCTGCTGTGGCCTGCGCACCTCGGCGACGCGCTCCTACTGCGCCCATCACCATGCGCGCTTCCACGGCCGGCGAATGGGGGCGGTATGA